Proteins encoded by one window of Micromonospora coxensis:
- a CDS encoding GNAT family N-acetyltransferase, which translates to MTVLTTERLILRDWTDSPADLDRIFAIYSSDEVTRLLFAPGLPLTEPGQARERLGIWRDRHAHQAGRYGTWAIEVRDSGLVAGTLLLKPLPGRDGVTATADIEVGWHLHPDSWGHGYATEAARAVLAREFAAGAPEVYAVVSPGNQASMAVARRLGMTHVGQRTDWYGGEVLETFVRRADD; encoded by the coding sequence ATGACGGTGCTCACCACCGAGCGGCTGATCCTGCGGGACTGGACCGACTCCCCGGCGGACCTGGACCGGATCTTCGCCATCTACTCCTCCGACGAGGTGACCCGCCTGCTGTTCGCGCCCGGCCTGCCGCTGACCGAACCCGGACAGGCCCGCGAACGGCTCGGCATCTGGCGGGACCGGCACGCCCACCAGGCCGGCCGGTACGGCACCTGGGCGATCGAGGTACGCGACAGCGGGCTCGTCGCCGGCACCCTGCTCCTCAAGCCGCTGCCCGGCCGGGACGGGGTGACCGCCACCGCCGACATCGAGGTCGGCTGGCACCTGCACCCCGACTCGTGGGGTCACGGGTACGCCACCGAGGCCGCCCGCGCCGTGCTGGCCCGCGAGTTCGCCGCCGGCGCCCCCGAGGTGTACGCGGTGGTCTCGCCCGGCAACCAGGCGTCGATGGCGGTGGCCCGGCGGCTCGGCATGACCCACGTCGGGCAGCGCACCGACTGGTACGGCGGCGAGGTGCTGGAGACCTTCGTCCGCCGCGCGGACGACTGA
- a CDS encoding GNAT family N-acetyltransferase — protein sequence MSPHAVEVLVEGRDVHFRVAHGTLTLRPTMAGHQLSDALVDEGHRRQGRGGALVAAACRWADDNRAVLLCTTPTGPTQRLLRRHGFFEDRGIWWRYPAPPDPASSPELPPPF from the coding sequence ATGTCGCCGCACGCCGTCGAGGTCCTCGTCGAGGGCCGGGACGTCCACTTCCGGGTCGCGCACGGCACCCTCACCCTCCGGCCGACCATGGCCGGTCACCAGCTGAGCGACGCGCTGGTCGACGAAGGGCACCGCCGGCAGGGCCGGGGCGGCGCGCTCGTGGCGGCCGCCTGCCGGTGGGCCGACGACAACCGCGCGGTCCTGCTGTGCACCACACCTACCGGACCGACGCAGCGGCTGCTGCGCCGACACGGGTTCTTCGAGGACCGGGGCATCTGGTGGCGGTATCCCGCACCACCGGACCCGGCCTCCTCACCCGAGCTGCCGCCGCCGTTCTGA
- a CDS encoding Uma2 family endonuclease: MAQAAFAPEPAQPTEPSFDVLRWHDEPWTAQLALDLLPETNGPKVEVLSGSVIVTPHAGIDHQSVERELPYLLHRAARRAGLWVYPEINLISGKDLFIPDIAVLRVSGGGRAAIDIRQAVLLGEIVSPGNRRKDVIDRPREYAAAGVPFFLRVDLRNRVPTIALYELTDGEHRPVSAAAAGSTFVMREPFEFSIDPADLLDEEAPPEDPDTEG, from the coding sequence ATGGCCCAGGCCGCTTTCGCGCCCGAGCCGGCGCAGCCGACCGAACCGTCGTTCGACGTGCTGCGCTGGCACGACGAGCCGTGGACCGCCCAGCTCGCCCTCGACCTGTTGCCGGAGACCAACGGTCCCAAGGTCGAGGTCCTGAGCGGAAGCGTGATCGTGACACCACATGCCGGAATCGACCACCAGTCGGTCGAGCGTGAACTGCCCTATCTCCTGCACCGAGCGGCGCGCCGAGCGGGTCTCTGGGTGTATCCGGAGATCAACCTGATCTCCGGCAAGGACCTCTTCATTCCGGACATCGCCGTGCTGCGGGTCTCCGGCGGTGGACGAGCGGCGATCGACATCCGGCAGGCGGTTCTGCTGGGCGAGATCGTCTCGCCCGGCAACCGGCGCAAGGACGTGATCGACCGTCCGCGTGAGTACGCCGCCGCCGGCGTCCCGTTCTTCCTCCGGGTGGACCTGCGCAACCGCGTGCCCACCATCGCCCTCTACGAGCTGACCGACGGCGAGCACCGGCCCGTGTCGGCGGCCGCCGCCGGGAGCACGTTCGTCATGCGGGAGCCGTTCGAGTTCTCGATCGATCCGGCCGACCTGCTCGACGAGGAAGCGCCGCCGGAGGACCCGGACACCGAGGGCTGA
- the dxr gene encoding 1-deoxy-D-xylulose-5-phosphate reductoisomerase: MTTRRDLVLLGSTGSIGTQAIDIVQRNPDRFRVVALGAGGGNVALLAAQALELGVEVVGVAKATAAQDLQLAFYAEASRRGWATGDFKLPKIVAGPDAMTELAQWPCDVVLNGVVGSLGLAPTLAALRAGRTLALANKESLVAGGPLVKAAVTRPGQIVPVDSEHSALAQCLRGGTRGEVRRLVVTASGGPFRGRRRDELTRVTPEQALAHPTWNMGPVVTINSATMVNKALEVIEAHELFDIPYADITVMVHPQSVIHSMVEFTDGSTLAQASPPDMRLPIALGLGWPDRVPDAASAVDWTTAHTWEFAPLDDEAFPAVALAKAAGETGRCRPAIYNAANEECVAAFVAGRLPFLGIVDTLRRVLDEAPDFDEPGTVEDVLAAESWARAHAQEIISGSGKEA, translated from the coding sequence GTGACAACTCGCCGCGACCTCGTCCTGCTCGGCTCCACCGGCTCGATCGGCACCCAGGCCATCGACATCGTGCAGCGCAACCCGGACCGGTTCCGGGTGGTGGCGCTCGGCGCCGGTGGCGGCAACGTCGCGCTGCTCGCCGCGCAGGCCCTGGAGCTGGGCGTCGAGGTGGTCGGGGTGGCGAAGGCGACCGCCGCGCAGGACCTCCAGCTCGCCTTCTACGCCGAGGCGAGCCGGCGCGGCTGGGCCACCGGGGACTTCAAGCTGCCGAAGATCGTCGCCGGTCCGGACGCGATGACCGAGCTGGCGCAGTGGCCCTGTGACGTCGTCCTCAACGGGGTGGTGGGATCGCTCGGGCTCGCGCCGACGCTGGCCGCGCTGCGCGCCGGTCGTACCCTCGCCCTGGCGAACAAGGAGTCGCTGGTGGCCGGCGGCCCGCTGGTGAAGGCCGCGGTGACGCGGCCGGGGCAGATCGTGCCGGTCGACTCGGAGCACTCGGCGCTGGCGCAGTGCCTGCGCGGCGGCACCCGCGGCGAGGTGCGCCGGCTGGTGGTCACCGCCAGCGGCGGGCCGTTCCGGGGCCGGCGGCGCGACGAGTTGACCCGGGTCACGCCGGAGCAGGCGCTGGCCCACCCCACCTGGAACATGGGCCCGGTGGTCACGATCAACTCGGCCACCATGGTCAACAAGGCGTTGGAGGTGATCGAGGCGCACGAACTCTTCGACATCCCCTACGCCGACATCACGGTGATGGTGCACCCGCAGTCGGTGATCCACTCGATGGTCGAGTTCACCGACGGCTCCACCCTCGCCCAGGCCAGTCCGCCGGACATGCGGCTGCCGATCGCGCTCGGCCTCGGCTGGCCCGACCGGGTGCCGGACGCCGCGTCGGCCGTCGACTGGACCACGGCGCACACCTGGGAGTTCGCGCCGCTGGACGACGAGGCGTTCCCGGCGGTGGCGCTGGCCAAGGCCGCCGGCGAGACCGGCCGCTGCCGTCCGGCGATCTACAACGCCGCCAACGAGGAGTGCGTCGCGGCGTTCGTCGCCGGCCGGCTGCCCTTCCTCGGCATCGTCGACACCCTCCGACGGGTGCTGGACGAGGCACCCGATTTCGACGAACCAGGTACCGTCGAGGACGTGCTCGCGGCCGAGTCGTGGGCCCGCGCACACGCGCAGGAGATCATCTCGGGATCGGGGAAGGAAGCCTGA
- a CDS encoding M50 family metallopeptidase gives MLYLLGVVVIALAILISVSLHEAGHMLTAKAFGMKVTRYFVGFGPTIFSFRRGETEYGLKAIPLGGFCKIVGMTPQDDDVEPGDEHRAMWRYPVWKRTIVMSAGSVVHFALAAIAIWLAAMFMGMPNKDIPNPLPAHVKVVDCILPDGAQRECAPGDPASPAKQAGLRDDDKILAVNGVPVADYAALTKTARELPPGQPATIRYERDGVTGELQVTPAAVQRKPLDDPDGPAKTVSVVGVVGPSLPPGVPANVTYGPVEAIPATAGYTKDLAVGTYEAMKRIPEKVPALWEAITGGERDKDTPISVVGASRLGGEALENGVWQMLVLLFISLNFFVGVFNLLPLLPLDGGHIAIAWFERARSWLYGLIGRRDPGRVDYMKLMPVTYVVILVGGAFTLLTATADIINPITLFSR, from the coding sequence ATGCTGTATCTGCTCGGGGTGGTGGTGATCGCCCTGGCAATCCTCATCTCGGTGAGCCTGCACGAGGCCGGTCACATGCTGACCGCCAAGGCGTTCGGGATGAAGGTCACCCGGTACTTCGTCGGCTTCGGCCCGACCATCTTCTCGTTCCGGCGCGGCGAGACCGAGTACGGCCTGAAGGCCATCCCGCTCGGCGGCTTCTGCAAGATCGTCGGCATGACGCCGCAGGACGACGACGTCGAGCCGGGCGACGAGCACCGCGCCATGTGGCGCTACCCGGTCTGGAAGCGGACGATCGTGATGTCCGCCGGCTCGGTCGTGCACTTCGCACTGGCCGCGATCGCGATCTGGCTCGCCGCGATGTTCATGGGCATGCCGAACAAGGACATTCCGAACCCGCTGCCGGCGCACGTCAAGGTCGTCGACTGCATCCTGCCCGACGGCGCGCAGCGCGAGTGCGCCCCGGGTGACCCGGCAAGCCCCGCCAAGCAGGCCGGCCTGCGCGACGACGACAAGATCCTCGCGGTGAACGGTGTCCCGGTCGCGGACTACGCCGCGCTGACCAAGACGGCCCGGGAGCTGCCCCCGGGACAGCCGGCCACCATCCGGTACGAGCGCGACGGCGTGACCGGCGAACTGCAGGTCACCCCGGCCGCCGTGCAGCGCAAGCCGCTGGACGACCCGGACGGGCCCGCGAAGACCGTCTCCGTGGTCGGTGTGGTCGGCCCGTCGCTGCCGCCGGGCGTCCCGGCCAACGTCACGTACGGCCCGGTCGAGGCGATCCCGGCCACCGCCGGCTACACCAAGGACCTGGCCGTCGGCACGTACGAGGCGATGAAGCGGATCCCGGAGAAGGTGCCCGCCCTCTGGGAGGCGATCACCGGTGGCGAGCGGGACAAGGACACCCCGATCAGCGTGGTCGGCGCCAGCCGGCTCGGCGGCGAGGCGTTGGAGAACGGCGTCTGGCAGATGCTGGTCCTGCTGTTCATCTCGCTGAACTTCTTCGTCGGGGTGTTCAACCTGCTGCCGCTGCTGCCCCTGGACGGCGGTCACATCGCGATCGCCTGGTTCGAACGGGCCCGCTCCTGGCTGTACGGTCTGATCGGCCGCCGGGACCCGGGCCGGGTCGACTACATGAAGCTCATGCCCGTCACGTACGTGGTGATCCTGGTCGGTGGCGCCTTCACGCTGCTCACCGCCACCGCGGACATCATCAACCCGATCACGCTCTTCTCAAGGTGA
- the ispG gene encoding flavodoxin-dependent (E)-4-hydroxy-3-methylbut-2-enyl-diphosphate synthase gives MTAVSLGMPAVPPPPLAPRRASRQIMVGSVPVGGGAPVSVQSMTTTLTSDVNATLQQIAELTASGCQIVRVAVPSQDDVEALPAIAKKSQIPVIADIHFQPKYVFAAIDAGCAAVRVNPGNIRQFDDKVKEIAKAAGDAGVPIRIGVNAGSLDKRLLAKYGKATAEALVESALWECSLFEEHGFRDIKISVKHNDPVVMIRAYRQLAEQCDYPLHLGVTEAGPAFQGTIKSAVAFGALLAEGIGDTIRVSLSAPPVEEIKVGNQILESLGLRERGLEIVSCPSCGRAQVDVYKLAEEVTAGLEGLPVPLRVAVMGCVVNGPGEAREADLGVASGNGKGQIFVKGQVIKTVPEAQIVETLIEEALRLADEMGAEIPEELRDLVPGATVTVH, from the coding sequence GTGACCGCTGTCAGTCTCGGTATGCCCGCCGTGCCGCCCCCGCCGCTCGCCCCGCGCCGGGCCAGCCGCCAGATCATGGTCGGCTCGGTGCCGGTCGGTGGGGGTGCGCCGGTCTCGGTGCAGTCGATGACCACCACCCTCACCTCCGACGTCAACGCCACCCTCCAGCAGATCGCCGAGCTGACCGCGTCCGGCTGCCAGATCGTCCGGGTCGCCGTGCCGAGCCAGGACGACGTGGAGGCGCTGCCGGCGATCGCGAAGAAGTCGCAGATCCCGGTGATCGCCGACATCCACTTCCAGCCGAAGTACGTCTTCGCCGCGATCGACGCGGGCTGCGCCGCGGTACGCGTCAACCCGGGCAACATCCGGCAGTTCGACGACAAGGTCAAGGAGATCGCCAAGGCGGCCGGTGACGCGGGCGTGCCGATCCGGATCGGCGTCAACGCCGGTTCGCTGGACAAGCGCCTGCTCGCCAAGTACGGCAAGGCCACCGCCGAGGCGCTGGTCGAGTCGGCGCTCTGGGAGTGCTCGCTCTTCGAGGAGCACGGCTTCCGCGACATCAAGATCTCCGTCAAGCACAACGACCCGGTGGTCATGATCCGGGCGTACCGGCAGCTCGCCGAGCAGTGCGACTACCCGCTGCACCTGGGCGTGACCGAGGCCGGTCCGGCGTTCCAGGGCACCATCAAGTCGGCGGTCGCCTTCGGCGCGCTGCTGGCCGAGGGGATCGGCGACACGATCCGGGTCTCGCTGTCGGCCCCGCCGGTGGAGGAGATCAAGGTCGGCAACCAGATCCTGGAGTCGCTGGGCCTGCGGGAGCGGGGTCTGGAGATCGTCTCCTGCCCGTCCTGCGGCCGGGCCCAGGTGGACGTCTACAAGCTCGCCGAGGAGGTCACCGCCGGCCTGGAGGGGCTGCCGGTGCCGCTGCGGGTGGCCGTGATGGGCTGCGTGGTGAACGGTCCGGGCGAGGCCCGCGAGGCCGACCTCGGGGTGGCGTCCGGCAACGGCAAGGGCCAGATCTTCGTCAAGGGCCAGGTCATCAAGACCGTGCCCGAGGCGCAGATCGTGGAGACGCTGATCGAGGAGGCGCTCCGCCTCGCCGACGAGATGGGCGCCGAGATCCCCGAGGAGTTGCGCGACCTCGTCCCCGGCGCCACCGTCACCGTCCACTGA
- a CDS encoding MFS transporter, with translation MLLLPEPGPARTLALSTLVNTVGRGTWLTVSALFLTRSVGLTVAQVGLGLTVTALVALVASTPMGYLADRHGPRGMQIGALFASAACTAALVAVRSFATFLVVGVLMAVADAATRGARGALIAGAVPADQRVRTRAYLRAVTNVGISVGAVVAGVGLAADTRAGYVALILLDCATYLLAAAILFRLTPLPPVPAPTHGPRLVALRDRPFLAFTVLDGLMSMHFGLLNIALPLWIAEHTTAPRWIVSACMLVNTVIVVLFQVRASRGTEELAGAGRAARRAGVVIAVACALFAASGDVSTPAAVALLLAGSLVHVLGELWHAAAGWGISFGLAPAHAQGQYQGAYGMGMQLGGMIAPVVVTSLAVGWGVPGWLLLGGLFLLLGALVPPVVRWAARSRPVDAAPEPAAV, from the coding sequence GTGTTACTGCTTCCTGAACCGGGGCCGGCCCGGACGCTCGCCCTGTCCACCCTGGTCAACACCGTCGGGCGGGGCACCTGGCTGACCGTCAGCGCGCTCTTCCTGACCCGCTCGGTCGGGCTGACGGTGGCCCAGGTCGGCCTCGGCCTCACCGTCACCGCGCTGGTCGCCCTGGTGGCCAGCACACCGATGGGCTACCTCGCCGACCGGCACGGCCCGCGCGGCATGCAGATCGGCGCGCTGTTCGCCTCTGCCGCGTGCACCGCCGCCCTGGTGGCCGTCCGGTCGTTCGCCACCTTCCTGGTGGTCGGGGTGCTGATGGCGGTCGCCGACGCCGCCACCCGGGGCGCCCGGGGCGCGCTCATCGCCGGGGCCGTCCCCGCCGACCAACGGGTACGCACCCGGGCGTACCTGCGGGCGGTCACCAACGTGGGGATCTCCGTCGGCGCCGTGGTCGCCGGGGTCGGGCTCGCGGCCGACACCCGGGCCGGGTACGTCGCGCTGATCCTGCTCGACTGCGCCACGTACCTGCTCGCGGCGGCGATCCTGTTCCGGCTGACGCCGCTGCCGCCGGTGCCGGCTCCCACCCACGGGCCGCGGCTGGTCGCGCTGCGGGACCGCCCGTTCCTCGCCTTCACCGTCCTCGACGGGCTGATGTCGATGCACTTCGGGCTGCTCAACATCGCCCTGCCGCTCTGGATCGCCGAGCACACCACCGCGCCACGCTGGATCGTCTCGGCCTGCATGCTGGTCAACACGGTGATCGTGGTGCTCTTCCAGGTCCGCGCCTCGCGTGGCACCGAGGAACTGGCCGGGGCCGGACGGGCCGCCCGGCGGGCCGGTGTGGTGATCGCGGTCGCCTGCGCGCTCTTCGCCGCCAGCGGGGACGTGTCCACTCCGGCGGCGGTGGCGCTGCTGCTGGCCGGGTCGCTGGTGCACGTCCTGGGCGAGCTGTGGCACGCCGCGGCCGGGTGGGGGATCTCGTTCGGTCTCGCCCCGGCTCACGCGCAGGGCCAGTACCAAGGGGCGTACGGAATGGGCATGCAGCTCGGCGGGATGATCGCGCCGGTGGTGGTCACCAGCCTCGCGGTCGGCTGGGGGGTGCCGGGCTGGCTCCTGCTGGGCGGACTGTTCCTGCTGCTGGGAGCACTGGTGCCCCCGGTCGTCCGGTGGGCCGCCCGGAGCCGCCCGGTCGACGCCGCGCCGGAGCCCGCCGCCGTCTGA
- a CDS encoding GNAT family N-acetyltransferase yields MLTVPVRQLGESERRAVERLLDLDPIAGAQVAERVAARGLAWWRAEGRVLGYGPRRSLESICWLGGNLTPVLASEPAVAAFAEQLATEERICSSIVGRADAVLGLWDRLSAYWGPARDVRPNQPLLATDTLPQVPADPEVRRVRAGEVDRLFPAAVAMYTEEVGVSPLAEDGGRAYRRRVTDLVRSGRAYARVVDGAVVFKAELAVVTRRTAQVQGVWVAPEWRGRGIATAAMAAVVRDALLRVAPTVSLYVNDFNLPARRVYERCGFRPVGTLATVLF; encoded by the coding sequence GTGCTGACGGTGCCGGTACGCCAACTGGGGGAGTCGGAGCGCCGGGCGGTCGAGCGGCTGCTCGACCTCGATCCGATCGCGGGCGCGCAGGTCGCCGAGCGGGTCGCCGCCCGGGGCCTGGCGTGGTGGCGTGCCGAGGGGCGGGTGCTCGGCTACGGGCCCCGGCGCAGTCTGGAGTCGATCTGTTGGCTGGGCGGCAACCTCACCCCGGTGCTCGCCTCCGAGCCGGCCGTCGCCGCCTTCGCCGAGCAGCTCGCCACCGAGGAGCGGATCTGCTCCTCGATCGTCGGGCGGGCCGACGCGGTGCTCGGTCTCTGGGACCGGCTCTCCGCGTACTGGGGGCCGGCCCGGGACGTCCGTCCGAACCAGCCGCTGCTGGCCACCGACACGCTGCCCCAGGTGCCGGCCGACCCCGAGGTGCGCCGGGTGCGCGCCGGTGAGGTCGACCGGCTCTTCCCGGCGGCCGTCGCCATGTACACCGAGGAGGTCGGCGTCTCGCCGCTGGCCGAGGACGGCGGGCGGGCCTACCGCCGTCGGGTCACCGACCTGGTCCGCTCCGGCCGGGCGTACGCCCGGGTGGTGGACGGCGCGGTGGTCTTCAAGGCCGAGCTGGCGGTGGTGACCCGGCGCACCGCCCAGGTCCAGGGGGTCTGGGTGGCCCCCGAATGGCGAGGGCGGGGGATCGCCACGGCGGCGATGGCCGCGGTGGTGCGCGACGCCCTGCTCCGGGTCGCCCCGACCGTGAGCCTCTACGTCAACGACTTCAACCTGCCCGCCCGCCGGGTCTACGAGCGCTGCGGCTTCCGCCCGGTCGGCACCCTGGCCACCGTGCTCTTCTGA
- a CDS encoding ABC transporter ATP-binding protein, with amino-acid sequence MKIVEAHGLGLRTRRGWVFRDVDLTVEAGELHAVTGPPGSGRTSLLLALAGRFPHNAGTLRTHGPAALGQVAGVHEPDPALTVAEHIQERLLLLGPVPRRRRRLVPVAAVRARRAYRRDALATALSGAGFTGDVPLDPDVPGRDLTPVQRQVLGLVLATLSGPSLIVADDVDAGSDAPERAWLWAALTRLADQGYAVVASARAVEPGTRAHVHRLGDPSLPARPDLTLPPPPATAPAPRAAPPVDQPSRSTALDDPPADPAETETGPSAGPAKTEIEPPAAPARTETGPFVGPAVTETGPSAAPAGAETGRPAGATAIETGRPAAPTVAETDRPAGPAATETADTAETAAGTAGTARTAAGTARTAAGTAQTTDTEVIR; translated from the coding sequence ATGAAGATCGTCGAGGCGCACGGGCTGGGTCTGCGTACCCGCCGGGGTTGGGTGTTCCGGGACGTCGACCTGACCGTCGAGGCGGGTGAGCTGCACGCGGTCACCGGGCCGCCCGGCAGCGGCCGAACCTCCCTGCTGCTCGCCCTCGCCGGTCGCTTCCCGCACAACGCCGGCACCCTGCGCACCCACGGCCCGGCCGCGCTCGGGCAGGTCGCCGGGGTGCACGAGCCGGATCCCGCGCTCACCGTCGCCGAGCACATCCAGGAGCGCCTGCTGCTGCTCGGGCCGGTGCCGCGCCGACGCCGGCGGCTGGTGCCCGTCGCCGCGGTGCGCGCCCGTCGCGCCTACCGGCGGGACGCCCTGGCCACCGCCCTGTCCGGGGCGGGGTTCACCGGCGACGTGCCGTTGGACCCGGACGTGCCCGGCCGTGACCTGACCCCGGTGCAGCGGCAGGTCCTCGGCCTGGTGCTGGCCACCCTGAGCGGGCCGAGCCTGATCGTCGCCGACGACGTCGACGCCGGCTCGGACGCCCCCGAGCGGGCCTGGCTCTGGGCGGCGCTGACCCGCCTCGCCGACCAGGGGTACGCCGTCGTCGCCAGCGCCCGCGCCGTCGAGCCGGGGACGCGGGCGCACGTGCACCGCCTCGGCGACCCCAGCCTGCCGGCCCGCCCCGACCTGACCCTCCCGCCGCCGCCCGCCACCGCCCCGGCGCCCCGGGCCGCGCCGCCGGTCGATCAGCCGAGCCGATCCACCGCTCTGGACGACCCACCCGCCGACCCCGCGGAGACCGAGACCGGCCCGTCCGCCGGACCGGCGAAAACCGAGATCGAACCGCCCGCCGCTCCGGCGCGCACCGAGACTGGCCCGTTTGTCGGTCCAGCGGTAACCGAGACCGGGCCGTCCGCCGCCCCGGCGGGAGCCGAGACCGGCCGGCCCGCCGGTGCGACGGCGATCGAGACCGGTCGGCCCGCCGCCCCGACGGTAGCCGAGACCGACCGGCCCGCCGGTCCGGCGGCGACCGAAACCGCCGACACAGCCGAGACCGCCGCCGGGACCGCCGGTACCGCCCGGACTGCCGCCGGTACCGCCCGGACTGCCGCCGGTACTGCCCAGACCACCGACACCGAGGTGATCCGATGA